One window from the genome of Cryobacterium sp. GrIS_2_6 encodes:
- a CDS encoding amino acid ABC transporter permease, with translation MTSVLYDAPGPKARRMSRIISYVGVAVIAFGVVALVLALGAPKASANGAVQPGLWDLSRWDVFNDLEVWRSLGRGALATLEMAGVAAVLALVLGVLFSFGRASDTAWIRVPTTVVLEFFRGMPVLLMMLFVLLVFSTGSFWAGVAALAVYNGAIIGEALRAGIKALPRGQREAGLAIGLTPIATRLRIEFPQAFRQMLPIIIAQLVVLLKDTSLAFVVGYSELLRSMRDLTNFFGNRYSFSFFFVVLVIYLAMNLSLSWLARRIARRGGS, from the coding sequence ATGACCTCGGTCCTCTACGATGCGCCAGGCCCCAAAGCCCGGCGGATGTCCCGCATCATCTCCTACGTCGGCGTCGCCGTGATCGCCTTCGGTGTCGTCGCCCTCGTGCTCGCCCTGGGAGCCCCGAAGGCGAGCGCCAACGGCGCCGTGCAGCCCGGGCTGTGGGATCTGAGCCGCTGGGATGTCTTCAACGACCTCGAGGTCTGGCGCTCGCTCGGGCGCGGCGCGCTCGCGACCCTCGAGATGGCCGGTGTCGCGGCCGTCCTCGCCCTCGTCCTCGGTGTGCTGTTCTCCTTCGGCCGCGCCTCAGACACGGCCTGGATCCGGGTGCCGACCACGGTCGTCCTCGAATTCTTCCGTGGCATGCCCGTGCTGCTGATGATGCTGTTCGTCCTGCTCGTCTTCTCGACCGGATCGTTCTGGGCCGGCGTCGCCGCCCTCGCCGTCTACAACGGCGCGATCATCGGTGAGGCCCTCCGGGCCGGCATCAAGGCGCTCCCACGCGGCCAGCGAGAGGCCGGTCTCGCGATCGGCCTGACCCCCATCGCGACGCGACTCCGGATCGAATTCCCGCAGGCTTTCCGGCAGATGCTGCCGATCATCATCGCCCAGCTCGTCGTGCTGCTCAAGGACACCTCGCTCGCCTTCGTGGTGGGGTACTCCGAACTCCTGCGCAGCATGCGCGACCTGACCAACTTCTTCGGCAACCGATATTCCTTCTCCTTCTTCTTCGTCGTGCTCGTCATCTACCTCGCGATGAACCTGTCGCTGTCCTGGCTGGCCCGGCGCATTGCCCGGCGGGGCGGTTCGTAA
- the pheT gene encoding phenylalanine--tRNA ligase subunit beta, which translates to MRVPLSWLGEFVDLEPGTTPEAVHAALVSVGLEEEEIHRFELSGPIVVGEVLAFVREPQTNGKVINWCQVRVAPGDETAADGGPAVHGIVCGAHNFVVGDKVVVTLPGAVLPGPFPIAPRKTYGHVSDGMIASARELGLGDEHDGILRLVNLGLDDAPVGTDAIALLGLDDTAVEVNVTPDRGYAFSIRGIAREYSHATGAAFRDPALATVTAVSTIDFPVTLADAAPIRGRVGASVFVTRAVRGVDPSRPTPAWMITRLALAGMRSISLVVDVTNYVMLELGQPLHGYDLDALAGGILVRRAEPGEKLTTLDGVVRALNPEDLLITDESGAIGLAGVMGGRSTEIGTSTTNVLIEAANFDPVSIARSARRHKLPSEASRRFERGVDPQVAVVAAARVVQLLVDLAGGTADGLGSALDSSVPPVAIELPRDFIAGLIGRTYSDDEERSALAEIGGLLVETPTGLSVTPPTWRPDLTDKWTLAEEVARIVGYDSIPSVLPVAPPGRGLTLVQRLRRTVAQTLAATGHTEVLAYPFVSEADNRLFAPLATTTDAAGAAAAEVPQIRVANPLDGEAPFLRTSILPGLLRIAHRNRSRGITDLAVFEQGLVFRPVAGIRYGSLVVPAGALRPSTALEAELNVGIPPQPYCVAIALTGNTVRHQPGRPPIAAGWQDALAAVQQVALATGVPILVRQGAHPAMHPGRTAELFVATPAGERSVGFAGELLPAVATGFDLPAVVAVAEITLSDVFAQAGAELHAASIKTMPAATQDLSLVVSATVPAAEVLAAVAEGAGPLLDHIELVDDYRGTGIEPGRKSLTFALRFRATDRTLTAAEASDAKLAGVAVAAARFDATLRE; encoded by the coding sequence ATGCGCGTTCCCCTGAGCTGGCTCGGCGAATTCGTCGACCTCGAACCCGGCACGACCCCCGAAGCCGTGCACGCCGCCCTCGTGAGCGTCGGCCTCGAAGAAGAAGAGATCCACCGCTTCGAGCTGTCCGGCCCGATCGTGGTCGGCGAGGTGCTCGCCTTCGTCCGCGAGCCGCAGACCAACGGCAAGGTCATCAACTGGTGCCAGGTGCGCGTCGCCCCCGGCGACGAGACCGCAGCCGACGGCGGCCCCGCCGTGCACGGCATCGTCTGCGGCGCCCACAACTTCGTCGTCGGCGACAAGGTCGTCGTGACCCTGCCCGGCGCGGTGCTCCCCGGCCCGTTCCCGATCGCGCCCCGCAAGACCTACGGCCACGTCTCCGACGGCATGATCGCCTCGGCCCGCGAGCTCGGCCTCGGCGACGAGCACGACGGCATCCTGCGGCTGGTGAACCTCGGCCTCGACGACGCCCCGGTCGGCACCGACGCGATCGCCCTCCTCGGCCTCGACGACACCGCCGTCGAAGTCAATGTGACCCCCGACCGCGGCTACGCGTTCTCGATCCGCGGCATCGCCCGCGAATACTCGCACGCGACCGGGGCCGCCTTCCGCGACCCCGCCCTCGCGACGGTGACCGCGGTTTCCACGATTGATTTCCCCGTCACGCTCGCCGACGCGGCCCCCATCCGCGGTCGCGTGGGCGCGAGCGTCTTCGTGACCCGCGCCGTGCGCGGCGTCGACCCGTCCCGGCCCACTCCCGCCTGGATGATCACCCGGCTCGCACTCGCCGGCATGCGTTCCATCTCGCTCGTCGTCGACGTGACCAACTACGTCATGCTCGAACTCGGCCAGCCGCTGCACGGCTACGACCTCGACGCCCTCGCCGGCGGCATCCTGGTGCGCCGGGCGGAACCGGGGGAGAAGCTCACGACCCTCGACGGCGTCGTGCGCGCCCTGAATCCCGAAGACCTCCTGATCACCGACGAGTCCGGTGCCATCGGCCTCGCCGGCGTGATGGGCGGCCGAAGCACCGAGATCGGTACATCCACCACGAATGTGCTCATCGAGGCCGCAAACTTCGACCCGGTGTCGATCGCCCGCAGCGCCCGCCGCCACAAGCTCCCGAGCGAGGCCTCCCGGCGCTTTGAACGCGGAGTGGACCCGCAGGTCGCCGTCGTCGCCGCGGCCCGCGTCGTGCAGCTGCTCGTCGACCTCGCCGGCGGAACCGCGGACGGCCTCGGCTCCGCGCTCGACTCCTCGGTGCCGCCCGTCGCGATCGAGCTCCCGCGCGACTTCATCGCAGGGCTGATCGGGCGCACCTACTCGGACGACGAGGAGCGCTCAGCCCTCGCCGAGATCGGCGGCCTGCTCGTAGAAACCCCGACCGGACTCTCGGTGACTCCGCCGACCTGGCGGCCTGACCTCACCGACAAGTGGACCCTCGCAGAGGAGGTCGCCCGGATCGTCGGCTACGACAGCATCCCCTCTGTGCTCCCGGTTGCCCCGCCCGGCCGCGGCCTGACGCTCGTGCAGCGCCTGCGCCGCACGGTCGCGCAGACCCTCGCGGCCACCGGCCACACCGAGGTGCTCGCCTACCCGTTCGTGTCCGAGGCCGACAACCGCCTCTTTGCACCGCTCGCGACCACGACGGATGCGGCCGGTGCCGCCGCCGCCGAGGTCCCCCAGATCCGCGTCGCCAACCCGCTCGACGGCGAGGCGCCGTTCCTGCGCACCTCGATCCTCCCTGGCCTGCTGCGGATCGCGCACCGCAACCGTTCTCGCGGGATCACCGACCTGGCCGTCTTCGAACAGGGCCTTGTCTTCCGTCCGGTGGCGGGCATCCGCTACGGCAGCCTCGTCGTGCCGGCGGGCGCCCTGCGCCCCAGCACGGCACTCGAGGCCGAGCTCAACGTGGGCATCCCGCCGCAGCCGTACTGCGTCGCCATCGCTCTCACCGGGAACACCGTGCGGCACCAGCCGGGCCGCCCCCCGATTGCCGCAGGCTGGCAGGACGCCCTCGCCGCCGTGCAGCAGGTCGCGCTCGCGACCGGCGTGCCGATTCTGGTGCGTCAGGGCGCGCACCCGGCGATGCACCCCGGCCGCACTGCCGAGCTGTTCGTCGCCACCCCCGCCGGGGAACGGAGCGTCGGCTTCGCAGGCGAACTGCTGCCCGCCGTCGCGACCGGCTTCGACCTGCCCGCCGTCGTCGCCGTCGCCGAGATCACCCTCTCCGACGTCTTCGCCCAGGCCGGTGCCGAACTGCACGCCGCATCGATCAAGACGATGCCCGCAGCAACCCAGGACCTCTCGCTCGTCGTCAGCGCCACGGTGCCCGCAGCCGAGGTGCTCGCGGCCGTGGCTGAAGGGGCCGGTCCGCTGCTCGACCACATCGAGCTCGTCGACGACTACCGCGGCACCGGCATCGAGCCCGGCCGCAAGTCGCTGACGTTCGCGCTGCGATTCCGGGCCACCGACCGCACCCTGACCGCCGCGGAAGCGAGCGACGCGAAGCTCGCCGGCGTGGCCGTCGCGGCCGCCCGCTTCGACGCGACCCTCCGCGAGTAA
- the pheS gene encoding phenylalanine--tRNA ligase subunit alpha, whose translation MSESTENPAPAEISEAAVTAAVTAALAAISVAADSAALKAARSEHAGEASPLSRLNALMRSVSKEQKAAAGKLVGQARARVNQALSAREAEIGAAEAAAQLAAETVDVTAAASTWHAGARHPLALLQERVADVFVAMGWEVAEGPELESEWFNFDALNFDEDHPARAMQDTFFIDPPEAHLVLRTHTSPVQMRALLSRELPVYVVAPGRVYRTDELDATHTPVFHQIEGIAVDKGLTMAHLRGTLDHFVQALFGPEAKVRLRPNYFPFTEPSAELDVWHPTFKGGARWIEWGGCGMVNANVLRSAGIDPEVYSGFAFGVGVERALMFRNDVKDMHDMVEGDARFSQQYGMTV comes from the coding sequence GTGTCTGAATCCACCGAAAACCCCGCACCGGCCGAAATCTCCGAAGCGGCCGTGACCGCGGCGGTCACCGCCGCCCTGGCCGCCATCTCCGTCGCCGCCGACTCGGCCGCCCTCAAGGCGGCCCGTAGCGAACACGCCGGTGAGGCGTCCCCGCTCTCCCGCCTGAACGCGCTGATGCGTTCGGTGTCGAAGGAGCAGAAGGCAGCGGCCGGCAAGCTCGTCGGCCAGGCCAGGGCCCGGGTCAACCAGGCCCTCTCCGCCCGCGAGGCGGAGATCGGCGCGGCAGAGGCCGCCGCACAGCTCGCCGCCGAAACGGTGGATGTCACCGCCGCGGCCTCGACCTGGCACGCCGGGGCGCGGCATCCGCTCGCCCTGCTGCAGGAACGCGTCGCCGACGTCTTCGTCGCGATGGGCTGGGAGGTCGCGGAAGGACCGGAGCTCGAGAGCGAGTGGTTCAACTTCGACGCACTCAACTTCGACGAGGACCACCCGGCGCGCGCGATGCAGGACACCTTCTTCATCGACCCGCCGGAGGCCCACCTCGTGCTCCGCACCCATACCTCGCCCGTGCAGATGCGCGCCCTGCTCTCCCGCGAACTGCCGGTCTACGTCGTCGCGCCCGGCCGGGTGTACCGCACCGACGAGCTCGACGCGACGCATACCCCCGTGTTCCACCAGATCGAGGGCATCGCCGTCGACAAGGGACTCACGATGGCGCACCTCCGCGGCACCCTCGACCACTTCGTGCAGGCCCTCTTCGGACCGGAGGCGAAGGTGCGGCTGCGACCGAATTACTTCCCGTTCACCGAACCGAGCGCCGAGCTCGACGTCTGGCACCCGACCTTCAAGGGCGGCGCGCGCTGGATCGAGTGGGGCGGCTGCGGCATGGTCAATGCCAACGTGCTCCGCTCCGCGGGGATCGACCCCGAGGTCTACTCGGGCTTCGCGTTCGGCGTCGGCGTCGAACGAGCACTGATGTTCCGCAACGATGTGAAGGATATGCACGACATGGTCGAAGGCGATGCACGGTTCAGCCAGCAGTACGGGATGACCGTCTGA